In one Pseudarthrobacter oxydans genomic region, the following are encoded:
- a CDS encoding ABC transporter ATP-binding protein, with product MSMHSEEPTPAGTGELDYMTDTRPIAAGEVGPGCKKRDPIVVAENVTRSFGGINAVDVEYLEIPRHKITALIGPNGAGKTTLFNLLTGFDTPNTGKWQFEGKSLAGVSPYKVARMGMVRTFQLTKVMGKLTVMENMRLGAANQPGERLSKALFKGMWGGREKQITGEADVLLEKFKLDAKKDDYAASLSGGQRKLLEMARSLMVRPKLVMLDEPMAGVNPALTQSLLDHIKNLKAEGMTVLFVEHDMHMVRHIADWVVVMAEGKVVAEGPPGEVMKNPAVIDAYLGAHHDVDLGDSEGLKELAAELVADEESIVGTENAGIISLDVVAKEADEDRPGGARGRHGSTDTGNTGKDSQ from the coding sequence ATGAGCATGCACAGCGAAGAACCCACACCGGCCGGTACGGGCGAGTTGGACTACATGACCGACACCCGGCCCATCGCGGCCGGAGAAGTGGGGCCCGGCTGCAAAAAGCGCGACCCCATCGTGGTGGCGGAAAATGTGACCCGCAGCTTCGGCGGCATCAATGCGGTGGACGTCGAGTACCTCGAAATCCCCCGCCACAAGATCACGGCGCTCATCGGCCCCAACGGCGCGGGCAAGACCACCCTCTTCAACCTGCTCACCGGCTTCGACACACCCAATACCGGTAAGTGGCAGTTCGAAGGCAAGAGCCTCGCCGGAGTGTCTCCCTACAAGGTGGCGCGGATGGGCATGGTGCGCACCTTCCAGCTCACCAAGGTCATGGGCAAGCTGACCGTGATGGAAAACATGCGCCTCGGTGCGGCAAACCAGCCCGGCGAGCGGCTGTCCAAGGCGCTGTTCAAAGGCATGTGGGGCGGCCGGGAGAAACAAATCACCGGCGAAGCCGACGTGCTGCTGGAGAAGTTCAAGCTCGACGCCAAGAAGGACGACTACGCGGCGTCGCTGTCCGGCGGCCAGCGCAAGCTCCTGGAGATGGCCAGGTCCCTCATGGTGCGGCCCAAGCTGGTGATGCTTGACGAACCCATGGCAGGCGTCAACCCGGCCCTGACCCAGTCGCTGCTGGACCACATCAAGAACCTCAAAGCCGAAGGCATGACAGTCCTGTTCGTGGAACACGACATGCATATGGTCCGCCACATCGCAGACTGGGTTGTGGTCATGGCCGAGGGAAAGGTGGTCGCGGAAGGCCCGCCCGGCGAAGTGATGAAGAACCCTGCCGTCATCGACGCCTACCTGGGTGCACACCACGACGTCGACCTCGGTGACTCCGAAGGCCTCAAGGAGCTTGCAGCCGAACTTGTTGCGGACGAGGAATCGATCGTCGGAACGGAAAATGCGGGCATCATCTCGCTCGACGTTGTGGCCAAGGAGGCGGACGAGGACCGCCCGGGCGGGGCCCGGGGCCGCCACGGCAGCACGGACACAGGCAACACAGGGAAGGACAGCCAATGA
- a CDS encoding branched-chain amino acid ABC transporter permease, translated as MDFGFILASAASEIFSPTTAAYALAALGLAVHFGYSGLLNFGQAGFMAVGAYGFAISTLTFGVPFFVGLLIAIIASAIFALLLGIPTLRLRADYLAIVTIAAAEIVRYIVTTNQLTSVTGSANGLAAFEGGFYAMNPFPEGSYFGMNNRDFFIRVVGWALVALCCTLVWLLMRSPWGRVLKGIREDENAVRSLGKNVYAYKMQALIIGGVLGALAGMIFTLPRGAVQPANYGTELTFFLYTCLLLGGLGTVLGPVIGAMIFWVVLSLTQGILYGLIESGAITWLNTVQAGQLRYILVGVALMLLMIFRPQGVFGNKKELAFA; from the coding sequence ATGGATTTTGGATTCATTCTTGCCAGCGCTGCAAGTGAAATTTTCAGCCCGACGACGGCCGCATACGCCCTGGCCGCGCTCGGGCTCGCCGTGCACTTCGGCTACTCCGGCCTGCTGAACTTCGGCCAGGCCGGCTTCATGGCGGTGGGAGCCTACGGCTTCGCCATCTCCACCCTCACCTTCGGTGTCCCGTTCTTCGTGGGACTGCTGATCGCCATCATTGCCTCCGCAATTTTTGCGCTGCTTCTCGGCATTCCCACCCTGCGGCTCCGGGCAGACTACCTCGCCATCGTGACCATTGCAGCGGCGGAAATCGTCCGGTACATCGTGACCACCAACCAGCTCACCTCGGTGACGGGATCGGCCAACGGGCTGGCGGCCTTCGAAGGCGGGTTCTACGCAATGAACCCGTTCCCTGAGGGCTCCTATTTCGGCATGAACAACCGAGACTTCTTCATCCGCGTGGTGGGCTGGGCACTGGTAGCCCTCTGCTGCACCCTGGTGTGGCTGCTGATGCGCAGCCCCTGGGGACGCGTCCTCAAGGGCATCCGCGAAGACGAGAACGCGGTCCGGTCCCTGGGCAAGAACGTCTATGCCTACAAGATGCAGGCACTCATTATCGGCGGCGTCCTTGGCGCACTCGCCGGCATGATCTTCACCCTCCCCCGCGGAGCGGTGCAGCCGGCCAACTACGGCACTGAGCTGACGTTCTTCCTCTACACCTGCCTCCTGCTGGGAGGCCTGGGCACCGTGCTCGGACCGGTCATCGGCGCGATGATCTTCTGGGTCGTGCTGTCACTGACCCAAGGCATCCTCTACGGCCTGATCGAGTCAGGGGCCATCACGTGGCTGAACACGGTCCAGGCCGGCCAGCTGCGCTACATCCTGGTTGGCGTCGCCCTGATGCTGCTGATGATCTTCAGGCCCCAGGGCGTCTTTGGAAACAAGAAGGAGCTGGCGTTCGCATGA
- a CDS encoding branched-chain amino acid ABC transporter permease: MGAVSASILAILLVAAPASQATSPAPTPSPSNQTFQNNISGFLRDDTRAPLADVTITAKKDGFTGTAKSSANGSWNIGVPDQGTYTVELDESTLPEGIKLADGQENPRQVTFSQTSNLSVIFAFGKGIVVQQQDFGQNLLNRLVAGLSFGLLLALASVGLSLIFGTTGLTNFAHGEMVTLGAVLVFAFNAIGLPFWLALILSLLGGGLFGYAQDRGLWRPLRRRGTGLVPMMIVSIGLALAVRYVIQFYFGGATQQLPFAQSPEIQLGPVSISPNNLWSLGISAVVIALIGIVLLKTRLGKATRAVADNPALAAASGIDVDSVIRIVWITGGMLASLGGILWAYYRPGVTFDMGSAILLLIFAGVTLGGLGTVFGALIGSVIVGIFVELTTVFGLAADLKYVGALFIMIVVLLFRPQGILGRRERVG; encoded by the coding sequence ATGGGAGCCGTAAGCGCCTCCATCCTGGCAATCCTTCTCGTGGCAGCACCGGCATCGCAGGCCACTTCCCCGGCTCCGACACCATCCCCGTCGAACCAGACATTCCAAAACAACATCAGTGGATTTCTCCGCGATGACACCCGCGCACCCCTGGCGGATGTGACCATCACGGCCAAGAAGGACGGCTTCACCGGTACGGCCAAATCGTCCGCGAACGGATCCTGGAACATCGGCGTCCCCGATCAGGGCACGTACACGGTGGAACTGGACGAATCGACCCTTCCCGAGGGCATCAAGCTGGCTGATGGCCAGGAGAATCCGCGCCAGGTGACCTTCAGCCAGACCTCAAACCTGTCTGTGATCTTCGCCTTCGGCAAGGGCATCGTGGTGCAGCAGCAGGACTTCGGCCAAAACCTGCTCAACCGCCTCGTGGCCGGCCTGAGCTTCGGCCTTCTCCTTGCCCTCGCCTCAGTTGGCCTGTCCCTGATTTTCGGCACCACCGGGCTCACCAACTTCGCCCACGGCGAGATGGTCACCCTTGGAGCGGTGCTGGTGTTTGCCTTCAACGCCATCGGTCTTCCCTTCTGGCTGGCCCTGATCCTGTCCCTGTTGGGCGGCGGCCTGTTCGGATATGCCCAGGACCGGGGCCTGTGGCGGCCGCTGCGCCGGCGCGGCACCGGCCTGGTGCCCATGATGATCGTCAGCATCGGACTTGCACTTGCCGTCCGGTATGTCATCCAGTTCTACTTCGGCGGTGCCACCCAGCAGCTGCCGTTCGCACAGAGCCCCGAAATCCAGCTGGGCCCGGTTTCCATCTCGCCCAACAACCTCTGGTCCCTCGGGATCAGCGCGGTGGTGATCGCCCTGATCGGCATCGTGCTGCTGAAGACCAGGCTGGGCAAGGCAACCCGTGCGGTAGCCGACAACCCTGCCCTTGCGGCCGCCTCGGGCATCGACGTCGACTCCGTCATCCGGATCGTCTGGATCACCGGCGGCATGCTGGCCTCCCTGGGTGGCATCCTCTGGGCCTACTACCGTCCCGGCGTCACCTTCGACATGGGCTCGGCCATCCTCCTGCTGATCTTCGCCGGCGTCACCCTGGGCGGCCTCGGCACGGTCTTCGGCGCCCTGATCGGTTCCGTCATCGTGGGCATCTTCGTGGAGCTGACCACCGTGTTCGGCCTTGCCGCGGACCTTAAGTACGTGGGTGCCCTGTTCATCATGATCGTTGTCCTATTGTTCCGGCCGCAGGGAATCCTGGGCCGGCGCGAGCGCGTGGGTTAG
- a CDS encoding Bax inhibitor-1/YccA family protein codes for MALGGNPIFNGKSFRGATQAPPVPQAPYGHAPYGQQPYGQAPYGQQAYGQPQNMTTEQLQQMYSQPAAGPADTGRMTFDDVIVKTAACLGVLLAGAAVTMFVSMGLASLLMIVGALGGFVLALVNTFKKQPSPALILAYAGLEGLFLGGLTRVLDTMYPGVGLQAVLGTLSVFTVTLLLFKSGKVRATPKAMKFFMIALVGYALFSVVNLVMMMTGLTSEPFGLRSGIIGVAIGILAIGLAAFSLVMDFTSIEEGVRNGAPQRFSWTAAFGLTVTLVWLYVEIIRLLSILRGEE; via the coding sequence ATGGCACTTGGCGGCAACCCGATCTTCAACGGAAAAAGCTTCCGTGGAGCCACCCAGGCACCGCCTGTCCCGCAGGCTCCCTACGGACACGCACCCTATGGCCAGCAGCCGTACGGGCAGGCACCCTACGGCCAGCAGGCATACGGCCAGCCACAGAACATGACCACTGAGCAGCTGCAGCAGATGTACAGCCAGCCCGCTGCGGGCCCGGCGGACACCGGCAGGATGACCTTCGACGACGTCATCGTCAAGACCGCCGCCTGCCTCGGAGTGCTGCTCGCCGGTGCCGCGGTGACAATGTTCGTCAGCATGGGCCTGGCTTCGCTCCTGATGATCGTTGGCGCGCTGGGCGGCTTCGTGCTTGCCCTGGTCAACACTTTCAAGAAGCAGCCGTCGCCGGCACTGATTCTTGCCTACGCAGGCCTTGAAGGCCTCTTCCTCGGCGGCCTCACCCGGGTCCTGGACACCATGTACCCGGGAGTGGGGCTTCAGGCTGTGCTCGGCACGCTGTCCGTGTTCACGGTGACGCTGCTCCTGTTCAAGAGCGGCAAGGTGCGCGCCACCCCGAAGGCCATGAAGTTCTTCATGATCGCTTTGGTTGGCTACGCCCTCTTCTCCGTCGTGAACCTCGTCATGATGATGACCGGCCTGACATCGGAACCCTTCGGGCTGCGCAGCGGCATCATCGGCGTCGCCATCGGCATCCTGGCCATCGGCCTCGCGGCATTCTCCCTGGTCATGGACTTCACCAGCATCGAGGAGGGCGTCCGCAATGGCGCTCCCCAGCGCTTCTCCTGGACGGCCGCATTCGGCCTGACGGTCACGCTGGTATGGCTCTACGTGGAGATCATCCGCCTGCTGTCCATCCTGCGCGGGGAAGAGTAG
- the galK gene encoding galactokinase → MNLAPDPLATGAPAGTQDLAARFSREFGGAPDGIWQAPGRVNLIGEHTDYNEGFVLPFAIDRTARVAVRVRPDSSVRLLSTYGDQGMVSTTLDSLEPGSAKGWTKYPLGVMWALQQRGIAVPGVDLLLDSDVPLGAGLSSSHAIECAVISALNDLTGAGLEAREMVLATQRAENEFVGAPTGIMDQSASLRGSEGHAVFLDCRDQNVRLVPFETGPADLVMLVIDTKVSHSHADGGYASRRASCELGAEVLGVKALRDVQVGDLEEAGGLLDHVTFRRVRHVVTENDRVLQTVELLASQGPAAIGPLLDASHTSMRDDFEISCPELDLAVDASRAGGAIGARMTGGGFGGAAIALTPVALEQKVRDAVATAFADAGFKAPDIFAVSPAAGARRIA, encoded by the coding sequence GTGAACCTCGCACCGGATCCCCTGGCCACGGGCGCGCCTGCCGGGACCCAGGACCTTGCAGCACGGTTTTCGCGGGAATTCGGCGGCGCTCCGGACGGAATCTGGCAAGCGCCGGGCCGCGTAAACCTAATCGGCGAGCACACGGACTACAACGAGGGTTTCGTCCTGCCCTTCGCCATCGACCGCACCGCCCGGGTGGCCGTCAGGGTCCGCCCCGATTCCTCCGTGCGCCTGCTCTCCACCTACGGCGACCAAGGCATGGTAAGCACCACGCTGGATTCCCTGGAGCCAGGCTCCGCCAAAGGATGGACCAAATACCCGCTCGGCGTGATGTGGGCCCTGCAACAGCGAGGCATCGCTGTCCCGGGCGTTGACCTGCTGCTGGACTCGGATGTCCCCCTCGGAGCCGGACTGTCCTCCTCCCACGCGATTGAATGTGCGGTCATCTCGGCACTGAACGATCTGACCGGGGCCGGGCTCGAAGCCCGCGAAATGGTGCTGGCCACACAGCGTGCCGAGAATGAGTTCGTCGGCGCTCCCACAGGGATCATGGACCAGTCCGCCTCGCTCCGCGGTTCGGAAGGCCACGCGGTCTTCCTCGACTGCCGCGACCAGAACGTGCGCCTGGTTCCCTTCGAGACAGGGCCGGCGGACCTGGTGATGCTCGTGATCGACACCAAGGTCTCGCACTCGCATGCCGACGGCGGCTACGCCTCCCGGCGGGCATCCTGCGAACTCGGCGCGGAGGTGCTGGGGGTCAAGGCGCTCCGTGACGTGCAGGTGGGCGATCTGGAGGAAGCCGGCGGCCTCCTGGATCACGTCACGTTCCGGCGCGTCCGCCACGTGGTCACGGAAAACGATCGCGTACTCCAGACTGTGGAGCTCCTGGCAAGCCAAGGGCCAGCGGCCATTGGTCCCCTGCTGGATGCCAGCCACACGTCCATGCGGGACGACTTCGAGATCTCCTGCCCCGAGCTGGACCTGGCAGTGGACGCTTCCCGCGCCGGCGGCGCCATCGGTGCACGGATGACCGGGGGCGGATTCGGCGGGGCGGCCATAGCGCTCACCCCGGTGGCCCTGGAGCAAAAGGTGCGTGACGCCGTCGCCACTGCTTTCGCGGATGCCGGCTTCAAGGCGCCGGACATCTTCGCGGTCTCGCCCGCGGCGGGAGCCCGGCGGATCGCCTAG
- the galT gene encoding galactose-1-phosphate uridylyltransferase: MTAITSTTLSDGRELIYFDDAGTPKPRAAEFTTDHRGLPPRGEPGEVRYDALTDEWVAVAAHRQTRTHLPPADQCPICPTTPSNPSEIPASDYDVVVFENRFPSLGPALGPIPGEASWGTKGPAYGRCEVVAFTPAHTGSFSELGEERSRTVIEAWAQRTQALSELPGIKQVFPFENRGADIGVTLHHPHGQIYAYPYITPRAGVLGAAARRFYDAQGGGDTLTGSLLRSEREDGSRMVLEGENFSAYVPFAARWPLEIHLVPHRQVPDLAALSGEEKDELACVYLDLLRRVDGLYPTPTPYISAWHQAPLDPVLRPAGYLHLQLTSPRRAADKLKYLAGSEAAMGAFINDTTPESVAERLRAVTLPLSTTPAAAAAAPEGAHA, from the coding sequence ATGACAGCTATCACGAGCACCACGCTCTCCGACGGCAGGGAGCTCATCTATTTCGATGACGCCGGGACTCCCAAGCCGCGAGCCGCCGAATTCACCACCGACCACCGGGGGCTTCCCCCGAGGGGGGAACCGGGCGAGGTCCGCTACGACGCACTGACGGATGAGTGGGTTGCCGTCGCCGCGCACCGGCAGACCCGAACGCACCTCCCGCCGGCGGACCAGTGCCCGATCTGCCCCACCACCCCCAGCAACCCCTCTGAAATCCCGGCTTCGGACTACGACGTGGTGGTGTTTGAAAACCGCTTCCCCTCACTTGGCCCCGCGCTGGGCCCGATACCGGGCGAGGCATCGTGGGGTACCAAGGGTCCCGCGTACGGACGCTGCGAGGTAGTGGCGTTCACACCCGCCCACACCGGATCATTCAGCGAACTGGGCGAAGAGCGGTCCCGTACCGTCATCGAGGCATGGGCGCAGCGAACGCAGGCCCTGAGCGAGCTGCCCGGAATCAAGCAGGTCTTCCCCTTCGAAAACCGTGGGGCGGACATTGGAGTAACGCTCCACCACCCCCACGGACAAATCTACGCCTACCCTTACATCACCCCCCGCGCGGGCGTCCTCGGCGCCGCAGCACGAAGGTTCTACGATGCCCAGGGCGGCGGCGACACCCTCACCGGCTCACTGCTGCGTTCCGAGCGGGAGGACGGAAGCAGGATGGTCCTGGAAGGGGAGAACTTCAGCGCGTACGTTCCCTTTGCCGCCCGCTGGCCGCTCGAAATCCACCTGGTGCCCCACCGCCAGGTCCCGGACCTCGCGGCGCTGAGCGGCGAGGAGAAGGACGAACTCGCGTGCGTCTACCTCGATCTGCTCCGGCGGGTGGACGGCCTCTACCCCACGCCAACCCCGTACATTTCGGCCTGGCACCAGGCTCCCCTGGATCCGGTCCTGCGGCCCGCCGGCTACCTCCACCTCCAGCTGACCTCCCCGCGGAGGGCGGCCGATAAGCTGAAGTACCTGGCAGGATCGGAGGCTGCCATGGGCGCCTTCATCAATGACACCACCCCGGAAAGCGTCGCGGAGCGGCTGCGCGCGGTGACCCTTCCGCTTTCCACCACCCCCGCCGCCGCAGCGGCCGCACCTGAAGGAGCGCACGCGTGA
- a CDS encoding aldose 1-epimerase family protein, with amino-acid sequence MTSSYPRESNSEPGLRSYATGRQYELRRGDALAVVTELAAGLRSFSRGGTLLTETYGDDQIAPGAAGITLAPWANRVEDGKWFLNGKKQQLDITEVARNNASHGLLRNSAYALVDESEHSVTLEATIFPQHGYPFLARHRVQYQLGDDLGLVVRQTLLNDAKEPAPFVLGAHPYLRLGDTPVEDLVLTVAADTRLVADERLIPRSTAAVQGETDFRAGQNIAALAVDVALTGLHFEAGKARHTLAGKDGRNVSLWQDEACQYVHVFVSTEYPGRSRAVAVEPMTGPANAFNSGDGLRWLNPGESFTIEWGIDYTPGSEG; translated from the coding sequence ATGACTTCCAGTTATCCCCGTGAATCCAACAGCGAGCCTGGCCTGCGGAGCTATGCCACCGGCAGGCAGTATGAGCTCCGCCGCGGCGATGCCCTGGCCGTGGTCACCGAACTTGCCGCCGGCCTGCGGTCTTTCAGCAGGGGAGGAACGCTCCTGACGGAAACCTACGGCGACGACCAGATCGCACCCGGCGCTGCCGGCATTACGTTGGCGCCGTGGGCCAACCGCGTGGAGGACGGCAAGTGGTTCCTGAACGGGAAAAAGCAGCAGCTGGACATCACCGAGGTGGCCAGGAACAACGCCAGCCACGGGCTGCTCCGCAATTCCGCCTATGCCCTAGTGGACGAGTCAGAGCACTCGGTTACCTTGGAGGCCACCATCTTTCCGCAGCACGGGTACCCCTTCCTGGCGCGGCACCGCGTGCAGTACCAGCTCGGGGATGACCTGGGGCTGGTGGTCCGCCAGACCCTGCTCAACGATGCCAAGGAGCCGGCACCCTTCGTCCTGGGCGCCCACCCTTACCTGCGGCTGGGTGACACGCCCGTCGAGGACCTGGTGCTGACCGTTGCTGCCGACACGCGCCTGGTGGCTGACGAGCGCCTCATCCCGCGCAGCACGGCAGCCGTCCAGGGCGAGACCGATTTCCGGGCCGGGCAGAACATCGCGGCGCTCGCCGTGGACGTCGCGCTGACAGGCCTGCACTTCGAAGCAGGGAAAGCCCGCCACACGCTCGCGGGGAAGGACGGCAGGAACGTGAGCCTCTGGCAGGACGAAGCCTGCCAATACGTCCACGTCTTCGTCAGCACCGAGTATCCCGGACGCAGCCGCGCGGTGGCCGTTGAACCCATGACCGGGCCGGCCAACGCCTTCAACTCCGGGGACGGCCTGCGCTGGCTGAACCCGGGTGAGTCCTTCACCATCGAATGGGGGATTGACTACACTCCGGGCAGCGAAGGGTAG
- a CDS encoding AI-2E family transporter codes for MTPAEDAVTSPSPSPSQQLPALNQPLRVLADRELDRDIPYGVRIAASWAWRLGLILLVGGALVWLLSRISFLIIPVMVAALLAGLLSPVVRWLKKNRLPSGLAVAVTVLGFIGLIAGSLALVGRQLVAGFGELWSEALAGVKQIQDWLADGPLHVTADQMDQYLREATTALQNNTSSIVSGALSFGSTAGHFAAGLILALFILIFFLLEGDRIWAFLVRLLPRKARAATFGAGRKGWASMVSYARIQMFVAFVDAVGIGVGAAIIGVPLALPLSVLVFIGSFIPIVGALVTGAIAVLLALVANGPINALIMLGIVLLVQQLESHILQPLVMGKAVALHPVAVILSVAAGSYLAGIPGALFSVPILAVANTAIRYIAARTWEHEQVPAFTGEPLTAGAGVDNTIRDVQPPAVLSRGKGAAAGTKAEQPDAPPAAERGAGAEPKGE; via the coding sequence ATGACGCCAGCAGAGGATGCCGTTACCTCCCCCAGCCCTTCCCCAAGCCAGCAACTGCCTGCATTGAACCAGCCCCTGCGGGTCCTTGCGGACCGTGAACTGGACCGCGACATACCCTACGGCGTGCGGATCGCGGCGTCCTGGGCCTGGCGCCTGGGACTGATCCTCCTGGTGGGAGGTGCGCTGGTCTGGCTGCTGAGCAGGATCAGCTTCCTTATCATTCCGGTCATGGTGGCTGCCTTGCTCGCCGGGCTCCTGAGCCCGGTGGTGCGATGGCTCAAGAAAAACAGGCTGCCGTCCGGGCTGGCTGTGGCCGTCACCGTGCTGGGCTTCATCGGCCTGATCGCAGGATCCCTGGCGCTGGTGGGCAGGCAACTGGTCGCCGGTTTCGGGGAGCTCTGGTCCGAGGCGCTCGCCGGGGTCAAGCAGATCCAGGACTGGCTGGCTGACGGGCCGCTCCATGTCACGGCAGACCAGATGGACCAGTACCTGAGGGAAGCCACCACCGCCCTGCAAAACAACACCAGCAGCATTGTCAGCGGGGCCCTGTCCTTCGGCAGCACGGCGGGGCACTTTGCTGCCGGTCTCATCCTTGCTCTGTTCATCCTGATTTTCTTCCTCTTGGAGGGGGACCGGATCTGGGCGTTCCTGGTCCGTTTGCTCCCCAGGAAGGCCAGGGCAGCAACGTTCGGTGCCGGGCGCAAGGGTTGGGCATCAATGGTCAGCTACGCCCGCATCCAGATGTTTGTGGCCTTCGTTGACGCGGTAGGGATCGGAGTGGGCGCCGCCATTATCGGCGTCCCCCTGGCGCTTCCCCTGAGCGTGCTCGTTTTCATCGGTTCGTTCATCCCGATCGTCGGCGCCCTCGTGACCGGCGCCATCGCGGTCCTGCTGGCACTGGTGGCCAACGGCCCCATCAACGCCCTGATCATGCTCGGCATCGTCCTGCTCGTCCAGCAGTTGGAAAGCCACATCCTCCAGCCGCTCGTCATGGGCAAGGCCGTGGCCCTGCATCCGGTGGCAGTGATCCTGTCGGTGGCAGCGGGATCCTACCTTGCCGGCATTCCGGGCGCGCTCTTTTCGGTGCCCATCCTCGCCGTCGCAAACACTGCCATTCGCTACATCGCCGCCAGAACGTGGGAACATGAACAAGTGCCGGCATTCACCGGAGAGCCTTTGACGGCGGGCGCCGGAGTGGACAACACCATCCGGGACGTCCAGCCGCCGGCAGTACTCAGCCGCGGCAAGGGCGCCGCCGCCGGCACGAAAGCAGAACAACCTGATGCCCCTCCCGCTGCGGAACGGGGCGCCGGGGCCGAACCCAAAGGAGAATAG
- the ilvA gene encoding threonine ammonia-lyase translates to MNILETLPVTLDDVLEAQKLLDGIIARTPVESSRALGTMVGGDVFFKCENLQRAGSFKVRGAYVRMARLSPEEKKRGVVAASAGNHAQGVAVAAKSLGIKARIYMPLGVALPKLAATRSHGAEVILHGHNVDEALAEAQRYSNETGTVFVHPFDNVDVVAGQGTLGLEILEQVPKVDTILMGVGGGGLLAGVAVAVKARAKELGRNIRIIGVQAENAAAYPPSLAADALVPLKKVSTMADGIAVGRPGQLPFSIIRELVDDVVTVSEDSLARALIFLLERAKMVVEPAGAVGVAALMDGKIENPGTTVAVLSGGNIDPMLMLKVIQRGLSAAGRYMTVRMMLDDRPGSLATIARIIAENDANVTGLDHTRVGGAISMGDVSITVNLETKGHEHGEQVLSALRAEGFQPIVVH, encoded by the coding sequence GTGAACATCCTCGAAACCCTTCCCGTCACGCTGGACGATGTCCTGGAGGCGCAGAAGCTGCTCGACGGGATTATTGCGCGGACGCCGGTGGAATCATCCCGCGCCCTTGGAACCATGGTGGGCGGGGATGTCTTCTTCAAGTGCGAAAACCTCCAGCGGGCCGGATCGTTCAAGGTCCGCGGCGCGTACGTGCGCATGGCGCGGCTTTCCCCCGAGGAAAAGAAGCGCGGAGTGGTGGCTGCTTCTGCCGGCAACCATGCCCAAGGCGTGGCCGTTGCCGCCAAGAGCCTGGGAATCAAAGCCCGCATCTACATGCCGCTGGGCGTGGCGCTGCCTAAGCTGGCGGCCACCCGCAGCCATGGTGCCGAGGTGATCCTCCACGGCCACAACGTTGACGAGGCGCTCGCCGAGGCCCAGCGCTACAGCAACGAGACGGGAACCGTTTTTGTCCACCCCTTCGACAACGTGGACGTGGTGGCGGGCCAGGGCACGCTGGGCCTGGAAATCCTCGAGCAGGTTCCCAAAGTGGACACCATCCTCATGGGCGTCGGCGGCGGAGGGCTCCTGGCCGGGGTCGCCGTCGCTGTCAAAGCCAGGGCCAAGGAACTCGGGCGGAACATCCGCATCATCGGGGTCCAGGCCGAAAATGCCGCCGCCTATCCTCCCTCCCTCGCCGCGGATGCCCTGGTGCCCCTGAAGAAGGTCTCCACCATGGCTGACGGCATCGCCGTCGGCCGGCCCGGGCAGCTCCCCTTCAGCATCATCCGTGAGCTCGTCGATGACGTGGTGACGGTCAGTGAAGACTCGCTGGCCCGCGCACTGATCTTCCTGCTGGAGCGCGCCAAGATGGTGGTGGAGCCCGCGGGTGCAGTTGGCGTGGCAGCGCTGATGGACGGCAAGATCGAGAACCCGGGAACCACGGTAGCGGTCCTGTCCGGCGGCAACATCGACCCCATGCTCATGCTCAAGGTCATCCAGCGGGGCCTCTCCGCGGCTGGGCGCTACATGACGGTCCGCATGATGCTCGATGACCGGCCCGGTTCGCTGGCCACCATCGCCAGGATCATCGCCGAGAACGATGCCAACGTCACCGGCCTGGACCACACCCGCGTGGGTGGCGCCATCAGCATGGGGGACGTGTCCATCACGGTGAACCTTGAAACCAAGGGCCACGAGCACGGGGAACAGGTGCTCAGCGCCCTGCGTGCCGAGGGCTTCCAGCCCATCGTGGTGCACTAG
- a CDS encoding rhomboid family intramembrane serine protease: protein MAGLAGNGSLGQRRTVAARAKGGLLVLGSFVVFLFVIELFNMVMLRSLNATFGLRPRTADGLLDIFTFPLLHANLNHLLSNSLPLVIFGFLVFLSGLRVFLTALAFSWLGSGLTVWLIGDGGITVGASGLVFGLFAFLLVRGFINRSWRQILLAVVLFMGYGSILLGVLPIVAGYISWQAHLGGAAGGVVAALLLRRRSQAMGPAI, encoded by the coding sequence ATGGCCGGACTGGCGGGAAACGGGAGCCTCGGGCAGCGGCGGACAGTCGCCGCCCGGGCCAAGGGCGGGCTGCTCGTGCTGGGCAGCTTCGTGGTGTTCCTCTTCGTCATCGAACTGTTCAACATGGTGATGCTGCGCTCGCTCAACGCGACGTTCGGACTCCGGCCCAGGACCGCCGACGGGCTGCTGGACATCTTCACTTTCCCGCTCCTGCACGCCAACCTGAACCATCTCCTGTCAAACAGCCTGCCCCTGGTCATCTTTGGCTTCCTGGTGTTCCTTTCGGGGCTCCGGGTATTCCTGACTGCCCTGGCCTTCAGCTGGCTGGGATCCGGCCTCACCGTGTGGCTGATTGGCGACGGCGGCATCACAGTGGGAGCGTCAGGCCTGGTGTTCGGCCTGTTTGCCTTTCTCCTGGTCCGGGGATTCATTAACCGCAGCTGGCGGCAGATCCTCCTGGCCGTGGTCCTCTTCATGGGGTACGGGAGCATACTGCTGGGGGTCCTGCCCATCGTGGCAGGCTACATCTCATGGCAGGCGCACCTCGGCGGGGCGGCCGGGGGAGTGGTGGCCGCCCTCCTGCTTCGCCGCCGCAGCCAGGCCATGGGTCCGGCGATCTAG